The Anopheles coluzzii chromosome 2, AcolN3, whole genome shotgun sequence genome window below encodes:
- the LOC120950265 gene encoding retinal homeobox protein Rx isoform X1: protein MEPSTFDDQIFGDFTSDTLGTLAGATKPIHAGPSPSSVVAASGHGNLQVMMGIGHSPTHDGGGSGGSAGGSANGNGGHQRLPEVNSILAVSGSPSYKTIDYTNLSKVEYHHLANGKLDGPSYSPPNGTHQQQQHGLGGHPVPGGNKSLEYVNCKLEYYTALPIAHDNLNKIEFVKTLDYNGNGRLDYSTSSSSSPNGPKSIDYGGGSGAKLDYETTIAMFQHPGPPQQQQQQGPSGGPPPPGTGSSGMVDASMMSSNTGQPNGMPVGMASQGKPRKADDMNGASGSSTPTTTTPMDGAGNGKKNDKKKTDPNGIKKKKTRTTFTAYQLEELEHAFERAPYPDVFAREELALKLNLSESRVQVWFQNRRAKWRKREPPRKSAYLGNNSPSAPMNGPIGTSFSQFPQTATVTPPGSVDSWSTYQAPYELGPHINLLSPAVSPYGSFSTQYGTYMPESHMFPVRQHYDYGSPSRPGDPGDESGGHQHQQHHGGHHHHHHAHHNHHKPADHYAPTTMDDKFETHCTAGLPDGLTNGKYVDDTKYIHGVDVHHYPDTDPGKYGNCHQLDDPSMKAHYGPPQPSQQTQPPPSSQQQQQQQQQTQPGQCQPVGVDDPDSLGMVKAEDNVTHSYVLPSFLP, encoded by the exons ATGGAACCGTCTACCTTCGACGACCAAATATTCGGTGACTTTACGAGCGACACGCTCGGTACGCTTGCCGGCGCCACCAAACCGATCCATGCCGGACCATCGCCGAGCTCGGTCGTTGCGGCGTCCGGCCACGGTAATCTGCAGGTGATGATGGGCATCGGTCACTCACCGACCCACGATGGCGGTGGCAGCGGGGGCAGTGCTGGCGGAAGCGCCAACGGTAACGGCGGTCATCAACGGCTGCCCGAGGTGAACAGCATTCTGGCCGTGTCCGGTTCGCCGAGCTACAAAACCATCGACTACACGAACCTCAGCAAGGTGGAGTATCACCATCTGGCGAACGGCAAGCTGGACGGTCCCTCCTACTCACCCCCGAACGGgacgcaccagcagcaacagcacggcCTCGGTGGACACCCGGTGCCGGGAGGCAACAAGTCGCTGGAATACGTCAACTGTAAGCTGGAATATTACACCGCCCTGCCCATCGCCCACGATAATCTGAATAAAATAGAGTTCGTTAAAACCCTAGATTACAACGGTAACGGCCGGTTGGACTATtccacctcctcctcgtcctcgccGAACGGACCGAAATCCATCGATTATGGTGGCGGTAGCGGGGCGAAGCTCGACTATGAGACCACGATCGCGATGTTCCAGCACCCGGGaccaccgcagcagcagcagcagcagggaccGTCGGGTGGGCCACCGCCACCGGGCACCGGTTCGTCCGGCATGGTGGACGCATCGATGATGAGTAGCAACACCGGCCAGCCCAACGGCATGCCCGTCGGCATGGCAAGCCAGGGAAAGCCGCGGAAAGCCGACGACATGAACGGTGCATCCGGATCGTCGACACCGACCACTACCACCCCAATGGACGGTGCCggaaatgggaagaaaaatgataaaaagaaaacggaCCCGAATGGcatcaagaagaagaaaacaag GACGACCTTCACCGCGTATCAGCTCGAGGAGCTGGAGCATGCCTTCGAACGGGCGCCCTATCCGGATGTGTTCGCACGAGAAGAACTGGCCCTGAAGCTCAACCTCAGCGAGTCACGCGTGCAAGTTTGGTTTCAG AATCGACGAGCGAAATGGCGCAAACGAGAACCGCCCCGGAAGTCGGCCTACCTCGGCAACAACAGCCCGTCGGCCCCGATGAACGGCCCGATCGGGACGTCGTTCAGCCAGTTCCCGCAGACCGCCACCGTGACGCCACCCGGGAGCGTTGACAGCTGGTCCACCTACCAGGCACCGTACGAGCTCGGGCCGCACATCAACCTGCTGTCGCCGGCCGTCAGCCCGTACGGGTCGTTCAGCACCCAATACGGTACTTACATGCCCGAGAGTCACATGTTCCCGGTGCGGCAGCACTACGACTACGGTAGCCCGTCGCGACCGGGCGACCCGGGCGATGAGTCGGGCGGCcatcagcatcaacagcatcaCGGtggccaccatcatcaccaccatgcGCACCACAACCATCACAAACCGGCGGACCACTACGCGCCGACGACGATGGACGATAAGTTCGAGACGCACTGTACGGCCGGCCTGCCCGACGG GCTCACGAATGGAAAGTACGTCGACGACACGAAGTACATCCACGGTGTCGACGTGCATCACTATCCCGATACGGATCCCGGCAAGTACGGCAACTGCCACCAGCTGGACGATCCGTCCATGAAAGCACACTACGGACCGCCGCAACCTTCGCAGCAAACGCAACCACCGCCGtcttcccagcagcagcaacagcagcagcagcaaacgcaacCCGGCCAATGTCAACCGGTCGGTGTGGACGATCCCGACTCGCTCGGTATGGTAAAGGCGGAGGATAATGTCACCCACAGCTATGTACTTCCATCTTTTTTGCCCTGA
- the LOC120950265 gene encoding homeobox protein Hox-B3 isoform X2, with amino-acid sequence MEPSTFDDQIFGDFTSDTLGTLAGATKPIHAGPSPSSVVAASGHGNLQVMMGIGHSPTHDGGGSGGSAGGSANGNGGHQRLPEVNSILAVSGSPSYKTIDYTNLSKVEYHHLANGKLDGPSYSPPNGTHQQQQHGLGGHPVPGGNKSLEYVNYYNGNGRLDYSTSSSSSPNGPKSIDYGGGSGAKLDYETTIAMFQHPGPPQQQQQQGPSGGPPPPGTGSSGMVDASMMSSNTGQPNGMPVGMASQGKPRKADDMNGASGSSTPTTTTPMDGAGNGKKNDKKKTDPNGIKKKKTRTTFTAYQLEELEHAFERAPYPDVFAREELALKLNLSESRVQVWFQNRRAKWRKREPPRKSAYLGNNSPSAPMNGPIGTSFSQFPQTATVTPPGSVDSWSTYQAPYELGPHINLLSPAVSPYGSFSTQYGTYMPESHMFPVRQHYDYGSPSRPGDPGDESGGHQHQQHHGGHHHHHHAHHNHHKPADHYAPTTMDDKFETHCTAGLPDGLTNGKYVDDTKYIHGVDVHHYPDTDPGKYGNCHQLDDPSMKAHYGPPQPSQQTQPPPSSQQQQQQQQQTQPGQCQPVGVDDPDSLGMVKAEDNVTHSYVLPSFLP; translated from the exons ATGGAACCGTCTACCTTCGACGACCAAATATTCGGTGACTTTACGAGCGACACGCTCGGTACGCTTGCCGGCGCCACCAAACCGATCCATGCCGGACCATCGCCGAGCTCGGTCGTTGCGGCGTCCGGCCACGGTAATCTGCAGGTGATGATGGGCATCGGTCACTCACCGACCCACGATGGCGGTGGCAGCGGGGGCAGTGCTGGCGGAAGCGCCAACGGTAACGGCGGTCATCAACGGCTGCCCGAGGTGAACAGCATTCTGGCCGTGTCCGGTTCGCCGAGCTACAAAACCATCGACTACACGAACCTCAGCAAGGTGGAGTATCACCATCTGGCGAACGGCAAGCTGGACGGTCCCTCCTACTCACCCCCGAACGGgacgcaccagcagcaacagcacggcCTCGGTGGACACCCGGTGCCGGGAGGCAACAAGTCGCTGGAATACGTCAACT ATTACAACGGTAACGGCCGGTTGGACTATtccacctcctcctcgtcctcgccGAACGGACCGAAATCCATCGATTATGGTGGCGGTAGCGGGGCGAAGCTCGACTATGAGACCACGATCGCGATGTTCCAGCACCCGGGaccaccgcagcagcagcagcagcagggaccGTCGGGTGGGCCACCGCCACCGGGCACCGGTTCGTCCGGCATGGTGGACGCATCGATGATGAGTAGCAACACCGGCCAGCCCAACGGCATGCCCGTCGGCATGGCAAGCCAGGGAAAGCCGCGGAAAGCCGACGACATGAACGGTGCATCCGGATCGTCGACACCGACCACTACCACCCCAATGGACGGTGCCggaaatgggaagaaaaatgataaaaagaaaacggaCCCGAATGGcatcaagaagaagaaaacaag GACGACCTTCACCGCGTATCAGCTCGAGGAGCTGGAGCATGCCTTCGAACGGGCGCCCTATCCGGATGTGTTCGCACGAGAAGAACTGGCCCTGAAGCTCAACCTCAGCGAGTCACGCGTGCAAGTTTGGTTTCAG AATCGACGAGCGAAATGGCGCAAACGAGAACCGCCCCGGAAGTCGGCCTACCTCGGCAACAACAGCCCGTCGGCCCCGATGAACGGCCCGATCGGGACGTCGTTCAGCCAGTTCCCGCAGACCGCCACCGTGACGCCACCCGGGAGCGTTGACAGCTGGTCCACCTACCAGGCACCGTACGAGCTCGGGCCGCACATCAACCTGCTGTCGCCGGCCGTCAGCCCGTACGGGTCGTTCAGCACCCAATACGGTACTTACATGCCCGAGAGTCACATGTTCCCGGTGCGGCAGCACTACGACTACGGTAGCCCGTCGCGACCGGGCGACCCGGGCGATGAGTCGGGCGGCcatcagcatcaacagcatcaCGGtggccaccatcatcaccaccatgcGCACCACAACCATCACAAACCGGCGGACCACTACGCGCCGACGACGATGGACGATAAGTTCGAGACGCACTGTACGGCCGGCCTGCCCGACGG GCTCACGAATGGAAAGTACGTCGACGACACGAAGTACATCCACGGTGTCGACGTGCATCACTATCCCGATACGGATCCCGGCAAGTACGGCAACTGCCACCAGCTGGACGATCCGTCCATGAAAGCACACTACGGACCGCCGCAACCTTCGCAGCAAACGCAACCACCGCCGtcttcccagcagcagcaacagcagcagcagcaaacgcaacCCGGCCAATGTCAACCGGTCGGTGTGGACGATCCCGACTCGCTCGGTATGGTAAAGGCGGAGGATAATGTCACCCACAGCTATGTACTTCCATCTTTTTTGCCCTGA